In a single window of the Oreochromis niloticus isolate F11D_XX unplaced genomic scaffold, O_niloticus_UMD_NMBU tig00001593_pilon, whole genome shotgun sequence genome:
- the LOC102082942 gene encoding uncharacterized protein LOC102082942, protein MICRISLLLIFTSCVSGSFVVNVTQTSCQAEENHNITLEWTFTVETGRSPTYPNIYCELISDDKLSVLYRVHNGAEVSESQDEKFSGRVQSDKDALREGRIRLQLCRLRTDDSGRYRCQVNTDYGFSSASCRLNITAAADQLTTERPTSPPQEEREDCKIIVISLTAAALLTLIVCTLLCVVLRKVPNFCTAVKFHEPSGTKSLNQDTSCL, encoded by the exons ATGATCTGCAGGATCTCGCTGCTCCTCATCTTCACCTCGTGTGTCTCTG gaTCATTTGTAGTGAATGTGACTCAGACCTCCTGTCAGGCAGAGGAGaaccacaacatcacactggagtGGACGTTCACAGTAGAAACAGGCAGATCCCCCACATATCCAAACATCTACTGTGAACTCATATCTGATGATAAACTGTCAGTCCTGTATCGTGTCCATAATGGTGCTGAAGTCTCAGAGTCTCAGGATGAAAAGTTTTCAGGACGAGTTCAGAGTGACAAAGACGCCCTCAGAGAAGGACGAATCAGACTCCAGCTGTGCAGACTCAGGACTGATGACTCGGGTCGATACAGATGTCAAGTAAACACAGATTATGGCTTCAGCTCTGCGAGCTGTAGACTCAACATCACTG CAGCTGCTGATCAGCTCACAACTGAGAGACCAACTTCACCACCacaagaagagagagaggacTGCAAGATTATTGTAATTagcctgacagcagcagcattatTAACTCTGATTGTGTGCACTTTACTTTGTGTTGTTCTTAGAAAAGTGCCAAATTTCTGTACAGCTGTCAAGTTTCATGAACCCTCAGGGACAAAGTCACTAAACCAAGATACTTCCTGCCTTTGA